The Neurospora crassa OR74A linkage group IV, whole genome shotgun sequence genome has a segment encoding these proteins:
- a CDS encoding ion channel protein: MPRLEDNQVYDEEDDLLNRNRRRVVRLWEDFVGFAFQGNVLEIAFGLILATMFTALVTSFVSDIVLPPISVLLPLNKNLEEKFAVLRSGANHPEEGYNTLKQAQADGAVVMAYGFFMNRLLNFMGVGFSLYSIASIYQWMSKDPIIKKTVPCPYCCKFININSIRCVNCTSWLDGREDMLRPMHNAAPSITTTGPAAGGAGPSAYQGDGYSGAGAGPMGDGGGGAAGAVGGANGGGGDGGDGDGGGAANGADAGGGAGGGGGGGPVGVTGFGFGAASVSYGASVSTNRFGSFGAGGAGVGAGVGAGSRFGSLGAGGSYGAGSRFGSYGGGGAGGAGGAGSRFGSFGGAGGSFGGGSFGGGGGGGGGGRGDRGG; this comes from the exons ATGCCAAGACTTGAAGACAATCAGGTCtacgatgaggaagatgacctCCTCAACCGTAACCGCCGGAGGGTTGTGCGTCTCTGGGAAGACTTTGTCGGGTTCGCATTTCAGGGAAATGTTCTCGAGATCGCTTTTGGTTTGAT cctaGCCACAATGTTTACAGCCCTCGTCACCTCCTTCGTTTCCGACATTGTCCTCCCGCCCATCTCAGTGCTTCTTCCACTGAACAAGAACTTGGAGGAGAAATTCGCCGTTCTCCGGTCCGGAGCCAACCACCCGGAGGAAGGGTACAATACCCTGAAGCAGGCGCAGGCGGATGGTGCTGTTGTTATGGCTTATGG ATTCTTCATGAACCGTCTCCTCAACTTCATGGGCGTCGGCTTCTCGCTGTACAGCATCGCCTCCATTTACCAGTGGATGTCCAAGGACCCCATCATCAAGAAGACTGTTCCTTGCCCGTACTGCTGCAAGTTCATCAACATTAAC TCAATCCGCTGCGTAAACTGCACCTCGTGGCTCGACGGCCGCGAAGACATGCTCCGCCCAATGCACAACGCCGCCCctagcatcaccaccaccggccccGCGGCGGGCGGCGCAGGACCTTC TGCTTACCAAGGCGATGGCTATAGtggggctggggctgggCCCATGGGCGATGGAGGCGgaggtgctgctggtgctgtagGAGGTGctaatggtggtggtggtgatggtggtgacggagatggtggtggtgcggccAATGGTGCTGATGCGGGAGgtggagcaggaggaggaggaggaggagggccggTGGGAGTAACTGGCTTCGGCTTTGGTGCTGCGTCTGTGTCATATGGGGCTTCGGTATCTACAAATCGATTCGGATCATTTGGGGCTGGGGGCgctggtgttggtgctggtgttggtgctgggTCTAGGTTTGGGTCCCTTGGGGCTGGAGGTTCCTACGGCGCTGGATCGAGGTTCGGGTCGTATGGCGGTGGGGGAGCTGGGGGAGCCGGGGGAGCTGGATCCAGGTTTGGGTCATTTGGAGGGGCGGGGGGATCTTTTGGCGGTGGTtcatttggtggtggtggtgggggaggagggggtggtaGGGGCGAtcgaggaggttga
- the gh76-5 gene encoding cell wall glycosyl hydrolase Dfg5, giving the protein MRFVKSVKPAAAAISLISAGIPKSLDISSTTSVQSVAKTIAQNTMSFYKGTDDQFVDLDAPYYWWQCGAMMGSMLDYSHYTGDHTYDKKIATAIVAQAGPDFDFMSPAHAGQEGNDDQAFWGFTVLAAAERNFPQPRSDIPGYLELGENIWKSLASRWDTSTCNGGLRWQIFASNPNGLDYKNAVSNGGFFQLSARLARITGNQTYVEWANKVWDWTQGTGIINEYYQVLDGASSAKNCSDVSAAHTPSFSYSQGIYTYGAAVMANISTGADQDKWTDRTKRLLESSQNYFTPFGDVKNSTDVMYEHACEHIDICNTDMRSFKGYFSRFVYASKIMVPSIKPTVDRLLHTSAKAAAQGCQGGSQGTMCGTKWYVDGFYGDAGLGEQMSALETIQGILIDQANPPLMGDDIKTVRTFSSSS; this is encoded by the exons ATGAGGTTCGTCAAGTCAGTAAAGCCCGCGGCAGCGGCCATCTCCCTGATCTCGGCCGGCATCCCCAAATCCCTGGATATCAGCAGCACTA CTTCGGTCCAAAGCGTCGCCAAAACCATTGCCCAAAACACCATGTCTTTCTACAAGGGCACGGACGACCAGTTTGTTGATCTTGATGCCCCCTACTACTGGTGGCAATGTGGTGCCATGATGGGCAGCATGCTCGACTACTCCCACTACACCGGCGACCACACCTACGACAAGAAAATTGCAACTGCTATTGTCGCCCAAGCCGGCCCCGACTTCGACTTCATGTCCCCAGCTCATGCGGGCCAAGAAGGAAACGATGACCAGGCCTTTTGGGGTTTCACCGTTCTCGCTGCTGCCGAGCGTAACTTCCCTCAGCCCCGATCTGACATCCCGGGATACCTCGAACTTGGTGAAAATATCTGGAAATCACTTGCCTCGCGATGGGATACTTCGACCTGCAACGGTGGCCTGCGGTGGCAAATCTTTGCCTCGAACCCTAACGGCCTTGATTACAAGAACGCGGTCAGCAACGGCGGGTTTTTCCAGCTCTCGGCACGTCTAGCTCGCATTACTGGCAACCAGACTTACGTCGAGTGGGCAAACAAGGTGTGGGACTGGACCCAGGGAACTGGTATAATTAACGAATACTACCAGGTCCTCGACGGTGCCAGCTCCGCCAAGAACTGCTCCGACGTCAGCGCCGCCCATacgccctccttctcctacAGCCAGGGCATTTACACCTACGGCGCCGCAGTCATGGCCAACATCAGCACCGGTGCCGACCAGGATAAGTGGACCGACCGCACCAAGAGACTCCTCGAGAGCTCGCAAAACTACTTCACCCCCTTCGGCGACGTCAAGAACTCCACCGACGTCATGTACGAGCACGCCTGCGAGCACATTGACATTTGCAACACGGACATGCGCTCCTTCAAGGGGTACTTCTCCCGGTTCGTCTACGCCTCCAAGATTATGGTCCCCTCTATCAAGCCTACAGTCGATCGTTTGCTGCACACCTCCGCCAAGGCTGCTGCCCAGGGGTGCCAGGGTGGTTCTCAGGGAACCATGTGCGGAACGAAGTGGTATGTCGATGGGTTCTATGGAGATGCCGGGTTGGGAGAGCAGATGAGCGCGTTGGAGACGATTCAGGGAATCTTGATTGATCAGGCGAACCCGCCTCTGATGGGGGATGATATCAAGACTGTGAGGACTttttcatcatcgtcgtAA
- a CDS encoding oxidoreductase: MASPQQIRTPITDLFKINHPIFLAGMNVAAGPKLAAAVTNAGGLGVLGGINYTPDMLRDQIDELKSHLKDKNAPFGVDLLLPQVGGNARKTNYDYTKGKLNELIDIIIQSGAKLFVSAVGVPPKHVVDKLHAHGIVYMNMIGHPKHVKKCLDLGVDIICAQGGEGGGHTGDIATTILIPAVVEACKGAISPLTKKEVLVVAAGGIHSGPLLASALMMGASAVWVGTRFVLCEEAGASEAHKEAVRTASFSDTIRTLIFTGRPLRVRKNPYIENWETERAQEIKELTSKGKLPYEADLDKLMSGAADIPQAMKDAYKADNGSEEVDVDDLLDHFQPFLMGQCAAVCNEKKNAKQIVDEFINDAVAVIRKGNSFITVPSKL, from the exons TCCTC AGCAAATCCGTACTCCCATCACCGATCTTTTCAAGATCAACCACCCCATCTTCCTGGCCGGCATGAACGTCGCTGCCGGCCCCAagctggctgctgctgttacCAATGCCGGCGGTCTCGGTGTGCTCGGTGGCATCAACTACACTCCCGACATGCTTCGCGACCAGATCGACGAGCTCAAGTCCCACCTGAAGGACAAGAACGCTCCCTTCGGTGTCGATCTCCTCCTGCCCCAGGTCGGTGGTAACGCCCGCAAGACCAA CTACGACTACACCAAGGGCAAGCTTAACGAGCTtatcgacatcatcatccagtCCGGTGCCAAGCTCTTCGTTTCCGCCGTCGGTGTTCCCCCCAAGCACGTCGTTGACAAGCTCCATGCCCACGGCATCGTCTACATGAACATGATTGGCCACCCCAAGCACGTTAAGAAGTGCCTCGATCTCGGTGTCGACATCATCTGCGCGcagggtggtgagggtggtggtcACACCGGTGACAttgccaccaccatcctcatcccTGCCGTCGTCGAGGCCTGCAAGGGTGCCATATCTCCCCTCACCAAGAAGGAGgttctcgtcgtcgctgcCGGTGGTATCCACAGCGGTCCTCTTCTCGCCTCGGCCCTCATGATGGGCGCTTCCGCCGTCTGGGTTGGTACCCGCTTCGTTCTCTGCGAGGAGGCCGGTGCCTCCGAGGCCCACAAGGAGGCGGTCCGCACCGCCAGTTTCTCCGACACCATCCGCACCCTCATCTTCACCGGCCGTCCCCTCCGTGTCCGCAAGAATCCCTACATTGAGAACTGGGAGACGGAGCGCGCCCAGGAAATCAAGGAGCTTACCTCCAAGGGCAAGCTTCCCTACGAGGCTGACCTCGACAAGCTCATGTCCGGCGCTGCCGATATCCCCCAGGCCATGAAGGATGCCTACAAGGCCGACAACGGTAGcgaggaggttgatgtcGACGACCTCCTCGACCACTTCCAGCCCTTCCTCATGGGCCAGTGCGCCGCCGTGTgcaacgagaagaagaacgccAAGCAAATCGTTGACGAGTTCATCAACGACGCTGTTGCCGTTATTCGCAAGGGCAACTCCTTCATCACTGTCCCATCCAAGCTATAA